A part of Candidatus Zymogenaceae bacterium genomic DNA contains:
- the ispD gene encoding 2-C-methyl-D-erythritol 4-phosphate cytidylyltransferase — protein MGGDRLWGVVPAAGLGERMRGGGGAAKQFLSIGGVPMLAVTLKALFHAADFAGVVLTLREDDFETAEDILAKYVRERSSVACVPGGAVRQESVYNGIRAVMERGGDPDDLVAIHDAARPVIHKDVVERAVTAARTSGAAVAVVPAVDAAVLTDGVRIDSYLDRKRLFRIQTPQVFRLGLIADAHEHARKRGVTDAVDDASLIIENGGEVRIVPGDPNNIKVTHPGDIAVVEGILAGNDGHTDE, from the coding sequence ATGGGCGGCGATCGTCTATGGGGCGTGGTGCCCGCCGCCGGGCTGGGGGAGCGAATGAGGGGTGGAGGCGGTGCGGCGAAGCAGTTTCTGTCCATCGGGGGCGTCCCGATGCTGGCGGTGACGCTGAAAGCCCTCTTTCACGCGGCGGATTTTGCGGGCGTCGTGCTGACGCTCAGGGAGGACGACTTCGAGACGGCCGAAGACATTTTAGCAAAATATGTCCGGGAGCGCTCATCGGTCGCATGTGTCCCCGGCGGCGCCGTTCGTCAGGAGTCGGTCTATAACGGGATCAGGGCGGTGATGGAGCGGGGCGGAGATCCGGACGATCTGGTGGCGATCCACGACGCCGCCAGGCCCGTGATACATAAAGATGTGGTTGAGAGGGCGGTAACGGCCGCCCGAACAAGCGGCGCCGCGGTTGCGGTGGTCCCCGCGGTGGATGCCGCCGTCCTGACGGACGGGGTGCGTATCGATTCCTACCTGGATCGAAAACGGCTCTTCCGCATTCAGACCCCCCAGGTCTTCCGCCTGGGCCTGATCGCGGATGCCCATGAGCATGCCCGAAAACGGGGCGTAACCGATGCGGTGGATGATGCATCCCTGATAATTGAAAACGGTGGGGAGGTGCGGATCGTTCCCGGAGACCCGAACAACATCAAGGTGACGCACCCCGGGGACATCGCCGTGGTGGAGGGAATCCTGGCGGGCAACGACGGGCACACGGATGAGTGA
- a CDS encoding glycosyltransferase family 2 protein: protein MSGRRVLVSLLNYNHKAYLEECIERVRAQTHDDVELVISDNASSDGSRDVIKSYRGTYEIVLHPENTGFSGGHNRIIAGGGFNFFMTLNPDLFMEPDFIERKVAAFEAGPRIGLVAGKLLRLDGKTIDSAGMVLSRTRKNDDRGGGEMDRGQYDIPGYVMGVMGSDGMYSREMLEDIKQGDQYFDTDFFAYREEVDLSWRALLSGWRCRYEPRAVARHVHEYTLVPRRGKDRRATYLQFRNRYLLLAKNDTLVNLARHLPFVVGYEAALFAWALLFERHLLGAYADAASLMRVMREKRKVIFSRGSLEHREVMRFIRRRFVPDQ from the coding sequence ATGAGCGGACGGAGAGTGCTGGTAAGCCTCCTGAACTACAACCATAAGGCGTACCTGGAAGAGTGTATCGAGCGGGTCAGGGCACAAACCCACGATGATGTGGAGCTTGTCATCAGCGATAATGCGTCCTCCGACGGCTCCCGGGACGTGATCAAGTCGTACCGGGGCACATATGAGATTGTTCTTCACCCTGAAAACACCGGCTTTTCCGGGGGCCACAACCGGATCATCGCCGGCGGCGGCTTCAATTTTTTCATGACGCTCAACCCGGATCTCTTCATGGAGCCGGATTTCATCGAGCGTAAGGTTGCGGCCTTTGAGGCGGGCCCCAGAATCGGGCTTGTGGCGGGGAAGCTCCTCCGTCTTGACGGAAAGACCATAGACAGTGCGGGAATGGTTCTCTCCCGCACCCGCAAGAACGACGACCGGGGCGGAGGAGAAATGGATCGGGGACAATACGACATCCCGGGATACGTCATGGGAGTCATGGGGTCGGACGGGATGTATTCGAGGGAGATGCTGGAGGATATAAAACAGGGGGATCAGTACTTCGATACCGATTTTTTCGCCTACCGTGAGGAGGTTGACCTGTCGTGGCGGGCGCTTCTTTCGGGCTGGCGATGCCGGTACGAGCCGAGGGCTGTGGCACGACATGTCCATGAATACACTCTGGTCCCCCGGCGCGGGAAAGATCGACGCGCCACCTATCTCCAGTTTCGCAACCGGTATCTCCTGTTGGCAAAGAACGACACTTTGGTCAATCTCGCCCGTCACCTCCCCTTCGTCGTCGGGTATGAGGCGGCGTTGTTCGCATGGGCACTTCTGTTCGAGCGTCACCTCCTGGGCGCCTATGCTGATGCGGCAAGTCTGATGAGGGTCATGCGAGAAAAACGAAAGGTGATATTCTCCCGGGGAAGTCTTGAGCACCGGGAGGTGATGCGGTTTATCAGGAGGCGGTTTGTTCCCGATCAATAA
- a CDS encoding WecB/TagA/CpsF family glycosyltransferase has translation MFPINNTVTLEGIEIARLTLDGLLDAAVVAASGKPPGGAVFMYANIHTMNLARKDRTYHEMLTRADLVYCDGVGVVLGARVAGLSIPGRLTAADFISDLASRFTKEDRSIFVLGGEPGVAEQAVGVLGSMFPGLRVTGTHHGYFDRKGMENEAVLEMLARNRPDCLFVGMGSPAQEEWALFHRDRLGIPLIWCVGATFDFVAGKVSRAPSWMRKVHLEWFHRFLMEPKRMFYRYAVGNPSFLFRMLGLRLKRMRGDVS, from the coding sequence TTGTTCCCGATCAATAACACGGTGACCCTCGAGGGGATCGAGATCGCACGACTGACCCTTGATGGCCTCCTGGATGCTGCGGTGGTCGCCGCGTCCGGAAAGCCGCCCGGAGGAGCGGTTTTTATGTATGCGAACATACATACCATGAACCTTGCCAGGAAGGACCGGACGTATCACGAGATGCTCACCCGGGCTGACCTGGTATACTGTGATGGGGTGGGGGTTGTCCTGGGTGCCCGGGTTGCGGGGCTCTCCATCCCTGGCCGACTGACCGCCGCCGATTTCATCTCCGATCTCGCGTCCCGTTTTACGAAGGAGGACCGCTCCATCTTCGTCTTGGGGGGCGAGCCGGGGGTGGCCGAGCAGGCGGTGGGGGTGCTCGGATCGATGTTTCCCGGACTCCGGGTGACGGGGACCCATCATGGATATTTCGACCGTAAGGGGATGGAGAATGAGGCCGTACTCGAGATGCTCGCCCGAAACAGGCCCGATTGCCTCTTCGTGGGCATGGGCTCCCCCGCCCAGGAGGAATGGGCCCTGTTCCACCGGGACCGCCTCGGGATCCCCCTGATCTGGTGCGTGGGGGCTACCTTCGACTTCGTGGCGGGGAAGGTCAGCCGGGCGCCGTCCTGGATGCGAAAGGTTCACCTGGAGTGGTTCCACAGATTTTTGATGGAGCCGAAGCGGATGTTTTACCGCTACGCGGTGGGCAACCCGTCGTTTCTCTTTCGCATGCTCGGGCTTCGCCTGAAAAGAATGAGAGGGGACGTTTCGTGA
- a CDS encoding B12-binding domain-containing radical SAM protein, whose amino-acid sequence MKIMIAYPALSGKGSPMLTQNRQFQWYHEPSYIYPVVSASAATILQARGYRVIWYDGIARKKSPDDFFRIVGEERPDLIVMESKTPVIRQHWDIVGKIKNIDEDIKTALMGDHVTALPEETMRSSPVDYAVTGGSYDFTLEKLAAHIDAEAAIPPGVWYREAGEIRQSGEFCLEDDLTGAPFIDRVLTQAWLYGEKWRRRTPFFYIMSGRDCPWHRCTFCAWTTLYPKFTVRPVEHVLDEIGFLISEHGAREIFDDTGTFPGGAWLERFCHGMIERGYHKKILFSCNMRFDYLQNPDIPRLMKRAGFRKVKAGLESANQKTLDRIDKGIAVEQIVSGCRNAAAAGLDVHLTVIVGYPWETRADAMNTLNLAKRLMEDGSAEMLQATVLVPYPGTPLFELGVRENLFRIRPDEYERFDMSEPVFTTLDMEPEEVMTIAGGIYKSFLSPRVILRNLFKIRSLRDISYIFRGARAVIGHLRDFLTRKPEKTKGERHG is encoded by the coding sequence GTGAAGATAATGATCGCCTATCCCGCCCTTTCCGGCAAGGGAAGCCCCATGCTGACGCAGAACCGGCAGTTTCAGTGGTATCACGAGCCGTCGTATATCTACCCGGTGGTATCGGCGTCCGCCGCCACCATCCTCCAGGCCCGGGGATATCGGGTAATCTGGTATGACGGCATCGCCCGGAAGAAGTCCCCCGACGACTTCTTCCGTATCGTCGGGGAGGAGCGGCCCGACCTGATTGTCATGGAAAGCAAGACGCCGGTCATTCGCCAGCACTGGGATATCGTCGGGAAGATCAAAAATATCGATGAGGACATCAAGACGGCACTGATGGGTGATCATGTGACCGCGCTGCCGGAGGAGACTATGCGGTCGTCCCCCGTCGATTATGCGGTGACCGGCGGCTCCTATGATTTCACCCTCGAAAAGCTTGCGGCGCACATCGACGCCGAAGCCGCGATACCGCCGGGGGTGTGGTATCGGGAGGCGGGCGAGATAAGACAGAGCGGTGAATTCTGCCTGGAGGACGACCTGACGGGAGCCCCCTTTATCGACCGCGTGCTGACACAGGCATGGCTCTACGGGGAAAAATGGAGGCGTCGTACGCCGTTTTTCTATATCATGTCCGGGAGGGACTGTCCCTGGCACCGCTGCACCTTCTGTGCATGGACGACGCTCTATCCGAAATTCACCGTGCGCCCGGTCGAACACGTCCTGGACGAGATCGGTTTTTTGATTTCCGAGCACGGCGCCCGGGAGATTTTCGACGACACCGGAACCTTCCCCGGCGGTGCGTGGCTCGAGAGGTTCTGTCACGGCATGATCGAGAGAGGGTATCACAAAAAAATCCTCTTTTCATGCAACATGCGCTTTGATTATCTGCAAAATCCGGACATCCCCCGACTAATGAAGAGGGCCGGATTCAGAAAGGTGAAGGCGGGCCTCGAAAGCGCAAACCAAAAGACCCTGGACCGTATCGACAAGGGTATAGCCGTCGAACAGATCGTCTCCGGCTGCAGAAACGCCGCCGCCGCGGGGCTCGATGTTCACCTCACGGTCATCGTCGGGTATCCCTGGGAGACCAGGGCCGACGCGATGAATACCCTGAATCTCGCCAAGCGCCTCATGGAGGACGGTTCCGCAGAGATGCTTCAGGCCACAGTCCTGGTGCCCTATCCGGGCACGCCGCTCTTCGAGCTGGGTGTCAGGGAGAATCTCTTTCGCATCCGCCCGGATGAATACGAGCGGTTCGACATGAGCGAGCCGGTCTTCACAACCCTGGACATGGAACCGGAAGAGGTCATGACGATAGCCGGCGGCATTTACAAGTCGTTTTTGTCTCCACGGGTCATACTCAGAAATCTGTTTAAAATCAGATCGCTTCGGGATATTTCCTATATATTCCGGGGCGCCCGGGCGGTCATTGGGCATCTGAGGGATTTTTTAACGCGGAAGCCTGAGAAAACAAAAGGGGAGCGTCATGGATAG